ATTACACCCAGGTAAATAAGGTCAGCAGCCCTTGGCTTGGTGGCAAGAAGGTTTTCACCGGTCCCGTCCCGATCGATTGCGCAATCCATCTCGAATACTCCAACTCCCTTTCACTACATCACCATCAATCGATATTTCCGAGCATGTGTTTGGCCGAAAAATCTTTTCAACGAGGCAGGAACTGGGTTAACAATGTTCACGACCCCATTCCCGGCCATATCAACTTGTAGGGGACCTCTGGCATATTTGGAGAAAAGGAAACCAACAGGACTTAAGCAGGGGGAGTCAAAGCGATCGGGGAGCCTTCAAGCGGGCCATGCAAGGCTTATCACGAAAACGCCTAGAGTTTGACATTGTCCTTTTTTTGTATATTTTTGCGCAACACACTAACTGATACTTATTTATGGATTTCTCAGCAGGAGCGTTAGGCTTGCAGGTTTTTTGCTTACTGACGGTTATTGGAATAGTTTTGATGATAGTCAGAGATCTCAAAATCAGGAAATAGGTCCTACCTGTTCAGGCTTTGGGCCTAGTTCAAAATTCTTCAGGAATCCTCTCTGATCCATGTTATTATGGGCGGTAGAGGGCTGGCATCATTTTGCATTTTGTGGGGGAATCCCGAGCCCGGGGCCATTAGAAAATAAACTCTAAGACCCGGACCGGTTTTGAGAAGGCTGTCAGTAGCCAAGGGCACAGGAAGCCCTGGTGCAGCCGGCTTGCCATTGGACATGCAGCCCAGGGCTATGAAACTTCGGTCCCTACGAACCCATGGTTCCTTCTGATTGTCAATGGATTCCAAAGAGACTGAGCGTCTAAGTTAAAGATTCGAGTGATTCAATTTTGGTTCCCTGCAAAAAAAACCGCTCGGATCATTTAACTTTGGGAGCAACAAAACCAATCATGATGAGTGAGAACCAATTCCAAACTCCCCGATCCACGAAACAGATTCAGTACATCGAGATTCCTCTCTGAAGACCTCCAACGGGCAAAACAATTTTTACACCACATGCTTCGGTTGGACGTTTACTGGGAAACACGGGCCAAAGCCGGATTTCACACCGGATGGGGTATTTAGGCTCGGCACGCCCCTGAATGGCCTAACTCCTTATTGTCCTCTATTAAACAGGACCTGGAAGCCACTATGGGAAAGATCGATGGAGAGGGCGGAGCCATAAGCAAAGGCATCTTTATAATTTCCCCGGTGGCAGGCGTTTCCATTTCAGAGATCTGGACGGTTATGAACTTTGCTGTTTGGGTCGGAATAGTACCCGATCAGGTCGAACCGTCATGGCGGAATACAGAGATCTGTTGCCCATTAGCCAGATATGCTCACCTACGCTGGAATTGCACGGCTGTGCGGTGAGCCCGGTAGGGAGCCGTACTCCATAAGTTTATTTTCGAGATTCCCCTCACCAGCCATTTTTTGGGGAAGACCATCATTCTATCCGTTCCAAGCCAGTGGTAGTCGGCCCGGTCAGGATCTGCCCGTTAACGTTGAACCGGGAGCCATGGCACGGACAGTCCCAGGACAGTTCGGCATTGTTCCAGCGAACCTCGCACTTTGCGTGCGGACAGGTGCTCCTTAAGACGTGCAGCTCCCCATCCTGCTCTGCAAAAACTGCATAGGATCGGCCCTCATGCCTTATTACCTTTGCCTCGCCTGCAGCAATCTCTGCCAATGAACGTATCCGCTCCATTCCGATCTTATCTCCTATCATGTCCTTGAGCACGGTCGCATTCTCCTTGATGAAGGTGGTAAATCCCGCGGTTGGCCGGAATCTCCTGGGATTGAAAAGAGCTTCGTACCGACTGGAACCCTCATTGATCAGATCGGTGATAATTGCAGAAGAAAGGGTCCCGAAGGTCATGCCGTTCCCCCTAAACCCCGTGGCCACGAAGACCCTGCCCTCGCTGGGAGGCAGTACCCCGATGGAGGGGAGCCCATCGGCCGGTTCGAAATACTGGCTCGACCAGGCATATTCGACCCTATCGACGTCGAACTGCTGCCTGCAGTGGTCCTCAAGCCGCGAGAGGCATGCCCCTGCGTCGCCCGTGTGACCCGTCTTGTGGTCCTCCCCGCCCGCTATGACCATCTTCTTGCCATCGATCTCGTGCGTCCGGTAATAATGGTACGAATCGTAGAGATCATAGCCGAGCGTGCTCGGGTAGCTGTTTCCCTTCAGCGAAAAGGCAATCACGTAGCTCCTGTAGGGAGCGGCTGGTGAAGTGGAGCAGACTGATCCCGGGAGGTGTGGTGGGTCGCAAAAACGGCATGTTTTGCCCGGACCTCCCCCAGGCTGGTATGGAGAAGTACCCCCTCTTCGGATTCCTCGTGGGAATGGAATAGGCAGTTCTCGACGACCGCGCCCCCGTTCTCTATAAACACCTCGGCGAGTGCCCTGATTATATTTGATTGGATGGAACTGCGCCTGGCCCGGTATCCTTACGCCTTCTTGAAGGGGATCGGAAAGTCGATCCTGTCGGTGTAGTGCATCTGGTAGCCTACTTGCTTCGCACCTTCAACGATATCCTCCAACTGGCTCACCTGATCCTGGTCCACAGCGAAAAGTTCTGCAGTTTTCTCTTCAAAGTCCACAGTCTATAGAATGCTGGGTTACGTTCGAACGGAAATACGCTCATGGCCCTCTTTTCCCGCATCGGCCAGCAAGCGTGCGTTATAAAGCCCAAACTTTCCTATGGCTTCCTCGAACGTCGTGTCGAAAAAATCATTGAGATGGCGGTGGTGCCCCGGTGGTGCCAAAACCCAGGTTGTTAGCTTCCAGCAGCAGGCAGTTCAGCCCCGATAGCTGCAGCCTATGGGCTGTCGAAATACCCGTGATCCCTCCCCCGATGATGACAACATCGTACTTTAGGTCTTCGCTGAATACGGTGCCGTACCTCTTGATCTCAGCTTGCCACATGCTCTTGCGTGCTCCGTCTCTGAACATAATTTTTTTCTTTTTGATGGTTTATTGATAAGATGTTTTATAGGGGAACAAACTTTTCGGGACTTTGGTTGGAAAGAACTTCAATAAATCCACCGGAATGCTGGCAATAGTACCAGGGCACATGGTCACAACAGAGTACGGGACGGTCAATACCAAATGTCCCTAAGAGCACATTTTGTCCCACCGGACATGGAAAAGGCCTCTTTGTACGGTTTACCGTTCCTGTCCTAGATTTACCGTTCCCGCTTGGAAGGGAACTTCGGCCGCCCTATCAACTGGAGGTCAATCCTGTGAAATCACCGGCCCTAACAGAGGGTCCGCCCGCAGAACCCCTTTTATGGGGTGCAAAAAGAAAACCACCTTGGGGAGGTGGTTCCTCGGCTACTGATTACCGGTGTATCATTAAACTGATATCGACAAATATAGAAACTGCATCCCAATAAATAAAGAGCCTGAGGGGGCAAATTTAAGTACCGGGCCTTTTTGCTCATTCATAGGGAAGACAGCCCCTTGCCAGGGATGCCTGCATGGCGCTTTCCCGGGTTCCTCGGCGCATGGAGAGCGCTGAGAGCCCCCGTAATCTGGTCGAGCCGGGGCTTCCCTGTCCCCTGTCCTCAGGCAGCTCGGATGGATGTTCCGGGGCCAGGCCCCCTTCTTGCCGAATTGCGAAAACCTTGCCATCAGTAATCCATTGCCCTGCGCACCATGCCCTGCAGTATCTGGATGACCCGCTGTTTGTCCCCTTCTTCGGGGTGGTATGACTTCACCCTTACCGATGAGGGTGAAAGGTCCTTCCTGTATGCCGTTGAAAGGTGAGGCACGATGCTCTGGAAGACCTGGCTGAGCGAGCGGGCATTCACCACCCTCTCCTCGTCCAGAAGCCGCAGGAGTATGGCCAGCTGGTCGGCTGAGGCATTCAGGGTGAGCATCTTTTCCCCCGTTGGCATTGGCCCGCTCCCTGCGGCCGGGTTCCACTCCCCGCACCATGCCCGATTCCAGCTCTATCTCCAGGTCGAACCATCCGTTGATGAAGGAATCCAGGGAGGTATATCCAGGGTTCAGGACGATTCCCGGTTTTCTGTGCAATTGGTTGAAGCAAACCCGGCGTTCACGGAGCATAACTTCCCGCCCTGTTTGCGGACCGGAGACCTTGCAGCTCTCCGAAATCCCCTTCACCAGCAGGTCAATCAGCTCCTTGCTGTTGAAGTTCATGTAGACCAGGAACCTCTGGACCGGACAGAAGGGGCAATCCTTGCTCTGCCAGTCCCAGTCCGAAAGCCTACGCACCAGCTGCTGAAAATAATCCATCGACCCCCTTGTCAACCGAACGGCCTCGGCTCCGGAGGTGAAACGTTCCAGCCTTTGTGTGAGAAGGACCCCAGCCGGTGTGCCAGGTATGAGGTGGCGTACTTTCTGGAACTCCCCCGAGAGCGCCTCCATGGCCTCTCCTGCCAAGCATGGCAATAGGGGCAGCTCT
The Sphingobacterium daejeonense genome window above contains:
- a CDS encoding FAD-dependent oxidoreductase, whose protein sequence is MPGQAQFHPIKYNQGTRRGVYRERGRGRRELPIPFPRGIRRGGTSPYQPGGGPGKTCRFCDPPHLPGSVCSTSPAAPYRSYVIAFSLKGNSYPSTLGYDLYDSYHYYRTHEIDGKKMVIAGGEDHKTGHTGDAGACLSRLEDHCRQQFDVDRVEYAWSSQYFEPADGLPSIGVLPPSEGRVFVATGFRGNGMTFGTLSSAIITDLINEGSSRYEALFNPRRFRPTAGFTTFIKENATVLKDMIGDKIGMERIRSLAEIAAGEAKVIRHEGRSYAVFAEQDGELHVLRSTCPHAKCEVRWNNAELSWDCPCHGSRFNVNGQILTGPTTTGLERIE
- a CDS encoding FAD-dependent oxidoreductase, translated to MFRDGARKSMWQAEIKRYGTVFSEDLKYDVVIIGGGITGISTAHRLQLSGLNCLLLEANNLGFGTTGAPPPSQ